The following coding sequences lie in one Oryctolagus cuniculus chromosome 7, mOryCun1.1, whole genome shotgun sequence genomic window:
- the TSHB gene encoding thyrotropin subunit beta precursor: MTAIFLMSILFGLACGQTMSFCIPTEYTMHVDRTECAYCLTINTTICAGYCMTRDINGKLFLPKYALSQDVCTYGDFIYRTVEIPGCPHHVTPYFSYPVAVSCKCGKCNTDYSDCTHETIKTNYCTKPQKSYLVGFSV; encoded by the exons ATGACTGCTATCTTCCTGATGTCCATTCTTTTCGGCCTTGCATGTGGACAAACGATGTCTTTTTGTATTCCAACTGAGTATACAATGCACGTCGACAGGACAGAGTGTGCTTATTGCCTAACCATCAACACCACCATCTGTGCTGGATATTGCATGACACGG GATATCAATGGCAAGCTGTTTCTTCCCAAATATGCCCTCTCCCAGGATGTTTGTACATATGGAGACTTCATCTACAGGACTGTAGAAATACCAGGGTGCCCACACCATGTCACTCCTTATTTCTCCTATCCTGTTGCTGTAAGCTGTAAGTGTGGCAAGTGTAATACTGACTATAGTGACTGCACACATGAGACCATCAAGACAAACTACTGCACCAAACCTCAGAAGTCCTATCTGGTgggattttctgtctga